A region of the Candidatus Aegiribacteria sp. genome:
TATACGCTACTTCCTAACCTTCCGGAAAAGGCTACTGTCAATACTTTTCCTTCAAGGAAGGATGTTCTGAGATTCCGGGATATGGGTGGAAAAATAACTGGTATTATGAAAAAACGTCCGGATATCGCGATCTCATTCGACGTCGAGGAATGGTTCCAGACGTATGCGGCAAGGAAGTGGTACCCGCGGCAAGACTGGGACAGGATCGATGACAGGTTAAGCATTATCATTGATAACATCCTCCAGATCCTGGATGAACATAAAGCAAAAGCTACTTTTTTCTTTCTCGGCTGGATCGTCGAGCGTCACCCTGAATTAGTTTACAAAGTTTTGGAAAAAGGCCATGAAATAGGTTACCACGGATATAATCATGAGGAACTGAATTCGCTGACAAGGGAGGAGTTCAGCGGAAACCTTGATCGTTTCCTCAAGCTTCTTGCCTCTCTCGCAATTCCACAGCCTGTCGGATTCAGGGCTCCCAGTTTTTCATTAAGGAAAGATACGTCCTGGGCAGTTGACGAAATCAGATCGAGGGGGTTCAGTTACGACAGCAGTGTATACCCTATGTTCAAACTCCGCTACGGTACACCGGAAGCCCCGCTGAGACCATTCAAACTCAATGGCGAAAAGTCTTCCATCATTGAACTTCCGCTTGCTTCAATACCTTTGGCCGGAGAAAAGATACCTATTGCAGGCGGAGCTTATCTCAGATTTTACCCAGAATTATTACACAGAGTAATGCTTAAAAAGCTGTCAAATTTAAATATCACCCCGGTTCTGTATTTCCATCCCTGGGAGATAGATTCGATGAATATCTCAAGAAGAATGAGTTTCGTTCAGAGGTTCAGGCAACATCACAATTCCGGTAAGAATACAATTTCAAAACTACGCTGGATTCTTAGACATTACAGGGGAATTACATTAAGAGAACTGTCTGAACAGTTCAAAGAAAGCGAAATAGCTGATTTCAACTGGTAGGTAAGCCACCTGAAAGATTATTCAGGCGGCTTATCTTTACTGTATCTCTGTCCGGATTTATGGAGCCTCGATTGCTCCTACAGGACAGGCTGGAACACATGCTCCGCAGTCAATGCATGTATCGGGGTCGATCGAGTATTTATCCCCTTCAGTTATCGCATCAACGGGACACTCGGGTTTACATGCTCCGCATGCGATACATTCGTCGTTTATTGTATGTGCCATTCGTACTCCTTTCAGATCTGTCTATTGGTTAGAAAACTATTTCAGCGAGTATATTTTATGAATTGTTTATGGTCAACTATTTGCTTAACTCTCTGACCCGGATTTGATAAAAAGAAGAATCCTGTCAAGTTCATCAAAACTGTGGTAGCTTATCTCTATTCTTCCGGTCTTTCCCTTTCCCTTTATCCTGACCTTTGTTTTAAGAATTCTCTGCATCGTCTCCTGAAGCTTCCTTGTCTCAGCGGATTCCATTGATGAAGAATAGCTGGATTCTGATTTCTCCGGGACATTAAGCCTTCTAACCTTCTCTTCAAGCATCCTTACAGACATACTCCGTTTTGCCGCGTTAACAGCTATACGCTGAATCATGGCTTTGTTATCAAGTCCCAGCAAGGCTCTCCCGTGTCCCATGGTCAGCCGGCCGGCCCTTAAAATGTCAAGAACCTGTTCTGGAAGTTCCAGAAGCCTCTGGAAATTAGCAACTGACGATCGGCTCATTCCAACTTTTTCTCCCATTTCCTCCTGTGTCAAACCAAATTCGGAAGAGAGCCTTTTGAAAGCCTCGGCCTTTTCAACCGGACCAAGATCCTGTCGCTGGATATTTTCAACAAGGGCAAGAGCAAGCATCTGCTGATCATCAGCTTCCCTGACAACTACGGGAACTCTTTTCAGACCTGCTGTACTTGCCGCCCTGAGACGCCTTTCTCCGGCAATCAGCTGATAACGCTTACCTGATTTTCTTATTATAAGAGGCTGAAGGATACCCTGAGAAACTATGGATCTCGAAAGAGATTCTATTTCCTCCTTTTTCCATTCTTTCCTTGGCTGAAATGGATTTGGGTCAATAAGCTCTATGTTTACTTCCCGGGGATTTCTGGTATCGTCTTCCCTGATTCCCGGAAATATCTCATCCATTCCCTTGCCAAGCGCCTTGCGCTTTCTCTTTGTCATCTTTTCATCACCTCCCTGGCCAGGTTAAGGTAGCTTAACGCGCCTTTTGATTTCGCGTCATAAAGCAGCACGGGCATACCGTAACTCGGTGCCTCGCTGAGCTTTACGTTTCTCGGGATGTTTGTTTCATAGAGCGTTGATCCCAGAAATCCTTTCACTTCTTCCTCAACATCGCGGCTTAGTATCAACCTTCTGTCGAACATTGTAAGAACAACGCCGTTTATTGTTAACCCTGGATTCCACAGCTGCTTAACGTTCTTAACAGTATCCATCAGATGAGAAAGACCCTCAAGGGCGTAATATTCACTTTGAAGGGTTACAAGAACTTCGTTTGAGGCAACAAGAGCGTTTATAGTCATTAAGCCCAGCGAAGGAGGACAGTCTATCAGTACATAATCGAAACTGCCTGTGCTGTCTTCGATAGCTTCTTTTAACAGATATTCTCTGTACTCAGCCCCGGCAAGTTCTATTTCAAGACCGGAGAGATTTCTTGATCCCGGAATCAGCATAAGCCCCTCAACAGCGGTTTTCTTCATTACTTCTTCAAGGCTGTTCTCCCCGAGAATAAGTGTGCTGATATTTTTTTCGAGGTTCTGGCTGATACCTAGGCCTGCGGTAGCGTTTACCTGTGAATCAAAATCTATTATCAGAACTTCGCTGTTATTCATTGCCAGGCTCGCGCCAAGATTGATGGTAGTTGTTGTTTTTCCAACACCACCTTTCTGGTTGGCAATGGCTATTATTCTTGTTCCGGTCATGCAAATCCTTTTCTGAACTATCATGATGTAAAGAGTATTCT
Encoded here:
- a CDS encoding 4Fe-4S binding protein, whose amino-acid sequence is MAHTINDECIACGACKPECPVDAITEGDKYSIDPDTCIDCGACVPACPVGAIEAP
- a CDS encoding ParB/RepB/Spo0J family partition protein, encoding MTKRKRKALGKGMDEIFPGIREDDTRNPREVNIELIDPNPFQPRKEWKKEEIESLSRSIVSQGILQPLIIRKSGKRYQLIAGERRLRAASTAGLKRVPVVVREADDQQMLALALVENIQRQDLGPVEKAEAFKRLSSEFGLTQEEMGEKVGMSRSSVANFQRLLELPEQVLDILRAGRLTMGHGRALLGLDNKAMIQRIAVNAAKRSMSVRMLEEKVRRLNVPEKSESSYSSSMESAETRKLQETMQRILKTKVRIKGKGKTGRIEISYHSFDELDRILLFIKSGSES
- a CDS encoding AAA family ATPase, encoding MTGTRIIAIANQKGGVGKTTTTINLGASLAMNNSEVLIIDFDSQVNATAGLGISQNLEKNISTLILGENSLEEVMKKTAVEGLMLIPGSRNLSGLEIELAGAEYREYLLKEAIEDSTGSFDYVLIDCPPSLGLMTINALVASNEVLVTLQSEYYALEGLSHLMDTVKNVKQLWNPGLTINGVVLTMFDRRLILSRDVEEEVKGFLGSTLYETNIPRNVKLSEAPSYGMPVLLYDAKSKGALSYLNLAREVMKR